A genomic window from Hippocampus zosterae strain Florida chromosome 13, ASM2543408v3, whole genome shotgun sequence includes:
- the keap1b gene encoding kelch-like ECH-associated protein 1B, with amino-acid sequence MSECLTECKALVTPSTHNGHRVFSYTLESHTAAAFTIMNELRLERQLCDVTLRVRYRDLEAVDFVAHKVVLASSSPVFRAMFTNGLKECGMELVPIEGIHPKVMNRLIEFAYTASISVGEKCVIHVMNGAVMYQIDSVVKACCDFLVQQLDPSNAIGIASFAEQIGCTELHQKAREYIYMNFSQVATQEEFFNLSHCQLVNLISRDELNVRCESEVFRACEAWVRYDRENRRPYVQALLHAVRCHSLTPNFLKAQLQSLDWDPQCKDYLAQIFQDLTLHKPTKLNSCRTPKVPQLIYTAGGYFQQSLSYLEAYNPGTGSWLRLADLQVPRSGLAACVISGLFYAVGGRNNAPDGNMDSNSLDCYNPMNNCWLPCAPMSVPRNRIGVGVIDCMIYAVGGSHGCIHHNSVERYDPEKDQWQLVAPMLTRRIGVGVAVINRLLYAMGGFDGASRLSSCECYNPERDEWKTMASMNTMRSGAGVCALGNHIFVMGGYDGTNQLNTVERYNVETNTWSFAASMRHRRSALGVTALHGRIYVLGGYDGNTFLDSVECYDPEKDTWSEVTHMTSGRSGVGVAVTMEPCQKDPPQYPTPERERGEASPQIRQYSTL; translated from the exons ATGTCAGAGTGCCTGACAGAATGCAAAGCGCTGGTGACTCCATCCACGCACAACGGCCACCGCGTCTTCAGCTACACGCTCGAGAGCCACACGGCCGCCGCCTTCACCATCATGAACGAGCTGCGTCTGGAGCGTCAGCTCTGCGACGTGACCCTGCGCGTGCGCTACCGGGACCTGGAGGCCGTGGACTTTGTGGCTCACAAAGTGGTGCTGGCGTCGTCGTCGCCCGTCTTCAGGGCCATGTTCACCAATGGCCTGAAGGAGTGCGGCATGGAATTGGTGCCCATCGAGGGCATCCACCCCAAG GTGATGAACCGACTGATCGAGTTTGCCTACACAGCCAGTATCTCTGTTGGGGAAAAGTGCGTGATCCACGTGATGAACGGTGCCGTCATGTACCAGATAGATAGCGTCGTCAAGGCCTGCTGTGACTTCCTGGTCCAGCAACTCGACCCCAGTAACGCCATCGGCATCGCCAGTTTCGCTGAGCAAATCGGCTGCACGGAGCTTCACCAGAAGGCTCGGGAATACATCTACATGAACTTCAGCCAG GTGGCGACACAGGAGGAGTTTTTTAACTTGTCCCACTGCCAGCTGGTGAACCTCATCAGCCGCGACGAGCTCAACGTGCGCTGCGAGTCTGAAGTCTTCCGAGCGTGCGAGGCCTGGGTGCGCTACGACCGAGAGAACCGTCGGCCGTACGTCCAGGCCTTACTCCATGCCGTCCGCTGCCATTCCCTCACCCCCAACTTCCTGAAGGCGCAGCTCCAGTCTCTCGACTGGGACCCCCAGTGTAAAGACTACCTTGCACAAATCTTCCAGGACCTCACCCTGCACAAGCCCACCAAACTCAACTCTTGCCGAACCCCCAAGGTGCCGCAGCTCATCTACACAGCCGGGGGCTACTTCCAGCAATCTCTCAGCTACCTGGAGGCATACAATCCCGGCACGGGGTCCTGGCTCAGGCTCGCAGACCTGCAGGTACCTCGCAGTGGCCTGGCAGCTTGTGTCATCAGTGGGCTTTTCTACGCGGTGGGTGGGAGAAACAACGCCCCCGATGGCAACATGGACTCCAATTCACTGGACTGCTACAACCCCATGAACAACTGCTGGTTGCCGTGTGCGCCCATGAGCGTGCCCAGAAACCGAATAGGAGTGGGAGTCATCGACTGCATGATATATGCGGTGGGTGGATCTCACGGGTGCATTCATCACAACAGTGTGGAAAG GTATGATCCAGAAAAGGACCAGTGGCAGCTGGTTGCCCCCATGTTGACTCGGCGTATCGGGGTGGGCGTGGCCGTCATCAACAGGCTACTGTACGCCATGGGCGGCTTTGACGGGGCCAGCCGGCTCAGCTCATGCGAGTGCTACAACCCAGAGAGAGACGAGTGGAAGACCATGGCCTCAATGAACACCATGCGCTCGGGAGCCG GTGTTTGCGCTCTGGGCAATCATATCTTTGTGATGGGCGGGTATGATGGCACAAACCAACTGAACACGGTGGAACGTTACAATGTGGAAACGAATACGTGGAGCTTTGCCGCCTCGATGCGGCACCGACGCAGTGCTCTGGGAGTCACAGCTTTACATGGACGCATCTATGTTTTGG GAGGCTACGACGGCAACACGTTCCTTGACAGCGTGGAGTGTTACGACCCCGAGAAGGACACTTGGTCGGAGGTAACACACATGACATCGGGGCGCAGCGGCGTTGGCGTGGCCGTCACCATGGAGCCCTGCCAAAAGGACCCGCCTCAGTATCCCACACCCGAGCGGGAGCGTGGCGAAGCTTCACCACAAATTCGGCAGTACAGCACACTgtaa
- the si:zfos-323e3.4 gene encoding volume-regulated anion channel subunit LRRC8C, which produces MIPVGEFRNIGIEQNSKYRVLKPWWDVFSEYLCVAMLMIGVFGCTLQLTQDKIACLPSPLTSPTPSAIDCSHIRNYGKNQTWESLNIKPSHPVIREVLGRKNDLDIHQYVFINHYCYERFVHWYAKYFPYLVVIHTMIFMVASSFWFKFPGTSSKLDLFVTILGKCFDSPWTTRALSEVSEERGEEKLVSWRRNTVSKDPAERRADEEETALLQRSTSCRSNPDKKTQESQSAPSVLDKKEGEQAKALFEKVKKFRTHVEEADILYIMYVLQTSLKVFKFLLIITYTAALSPNIEIVVRCLVPPELTGFDIYCCNHNKAHLFSKLAYCYICFVAVYGVLCIYTLYWQFHRPLRIYSFEHVRLETGINDIPDVKNDFAFLLHLVDQYDDLYAKRFAFFLSEVSESRLHQLNLNYEWTAKKLRARLAKNANDRQELHLVMLPGLPDTVYELPEIESLKLEQVKNVSVSPSVAKLESLQDLSLIYCQAKVQLPALNHLKEHLKYLRLSFQSPDEVPEWMYHLQRLEELHLNGPLTNEVARSAALDSLRELAALRTLTLRCTLTKIPASICDVAQHLQRLSIYNEGIKIQGYSGLKKLTNLVSLELVGCELERIPSAVFSLSNLQELDLKENKLTTVEEILSLQHCQRLATLRLWHNRITYIPDHISKLHMLETLDVSWNKLRKLSPRFFYCTKLRHLDVSHNQLTAIPPEVGILQGLHFFSAAFNSLETLPDELFSCKRLKTLILGNNCLFYLSSRVANLAQLVRLELKGNRLEALPVEVADCPLLTTSGLVAEENLLELLPSHMRARLTSS; this is translated from the exons ATGATCCCAGTGGGAGAATTCCGAAACATCGGCATCGAGCAGAACTCCAAGTACCGCGTCCTCAAGCCGTGGTGGGATGTTTTCTCCGAGTACCTGTGTGTCGCCATGCTCATGATCGGAGTCTTTGGCTGCACCCTGCAG CTCACCCAAGACAAGATCGCTTGCCTGCCGAGTCCTTTGACCAGTCCGACGCCCAGCGCCATCGACTGCAGTCACATCCGCAACTACGGCAAGAACCAGACGTGGGAGAGCCTGAATATAAAGCCAAGCCATCCGGTCATACGGGAGGTGCTCGGTCGCAAGAATGACCTGGACATCCACCAGTACGTCTTCATCAACCATTACTGCTACGAGCGCTTTGTGCACTGGTACGCGAAATACTTCCCGTACCTGGTGGTGATCCACACCATGATTTTCATGGTAGCCAGCAGCTTTTGGTTCAAGTTCCCCGGGACGTCCTCCAAACTGGACCTCTTTGTCACCATCCTGGGAAAATGCTTCGACTCCCCCTGGACCACCAGGGCCTTGAGTGAGGTTTCCGAGGAAAGGGGCGAGGAAAAGTTGGTCAGCTGGAGGAGAAACACCGTATCCAAAGATCCCGCGGAGAGACGAGCCGACGAGGAGGAGACCGCCTTGCTCCAGCGCTCCACCTCCTGCAGGTCTAATCCGGATAAGAAGACTCAAGAGTCTCAGTCGGCTCCGTCCGTGTTGGATAAAAAAGAAGGAGAGCAGGCTAAGGCGCTGTTTGAGAAGGTGAAAAAGTTCCGAACGCACGTGGAGGAGGCAGACATCTTGTACATTATGTATGTGCTGCAAACGTCCCTCAAGGTCTTCAAGTTTCTTTTAATCATCACCTACACCGCGGCGCTGTCGCCAAACATTGAGATTGTGGTGCGCTGTTTGGTTCCACCCGAGCTGACGGGTTTTGACATCTACTGCTGTAACCACAACAAAGCTCACCTCTTCTCCAAACTGGCCTATTGCTACATTTGCTTTGTGGCCGTCTACGGGGTTTTGTGCATCTACACGCTGTACTGGCAGTTCCACCGCCCATTGAGGATCTACTCCTTTGAGCACGTCAGGCTGGAGACGGGCATCAACGACATACCGGACGTGAAGAACGATTTTGCCTTCCTGCTCCACCTGGTGGACCAATACGACGACCTCTACGCCAAACGATTTGCTTTCTTTCTGTCCGAGGTGAGCGAGAGCCGACTCCATCAGCTCAACCTCAACTACGAGTGGACCGCCAAAAAGCTGCGCGCCCGTCTGGCAAAGAACGCCAATGACCGACAGGAGCTCCACCTGGTTATGTTGCCGGGACTTCCCGATACGGTTTATGAGCTGCCGGAGATCGAGTCGCTGAAATTGGAGCAGGTTAAAAACGTCTCCGTTTCCCCCAGCGTGGCGAAGCTCGAGAGTCTTCAGGATCTGTCGCTGATCTACTGCCAGGCTAAGGTCCAGCTGCCCGCCTTAAACCACCTCAAAGAACATTTGAAGTACCTGCGCCTGAGCTTTCAAAGTCCAGACGAGGTTCCCGAATGGATGTACCACCTGCAAAGACTGGAGGAGCTGCATCTGAACGGCCCGCTTACCAACGAGGTAGCTCGAAGCGCCGCCCTGGACTCCCTTCGAGAGCTCGCGGCCCTGAGGACCCTCACCCTGCGCTGCACCCTGACCAAGATCCCGGCGAGCATCTGCGACGTCGCGCAGCACCTGCAGCGTTTGAGCATTTACAACGAAGGCATCAAGATCCAAGGCTACAGCGGCCTGAAGAAGCTGACCAACTTAGTCTCGCTGGAGCTGGTGGGCTGCGAGTTGGAGCGTATCCCGAGCGCCGTCTTCAGCCTGAGCAACCTGCAGGAGTTGgacttgaaagaaaacaagcTGACCACCGTGGAAGAGATCCTGAGCCTGCAGCACTGCCAGCGGCTGGCGACGCTGCGCCTGTGGCACAACAGGATCACCTACATCCCGGATCACATCAGCAAGCTGCACATGCTGGAGACTCTGGACGTCAGCTGGAACAAACTGCGGAAGCTGTCACCGCGGTTCTTCTACTGCACCAAGCTGAGGCACCTGGACGTCTCCCACAACCAACTCACCGCCATCCCGCCCGAGGTGGGCATCCTGCAGGGCCTCCACTTCTTCTCCGCCGCTTTCAACTCGTTAGAGACCCTACCGGATGAGCTGTTCTCCTGTAAAAGACTGAAGACTTTGATTCTCGGAAACAACTGTTTGTTTTACCTTAGCTCCAGGGTGGCCAACTTGGCCCAACTCGTCCGACTGGAGCTGAAAGGAAACCGGCTGGAGGCTTTACCCGTGGAGGTAGCGGATTGTCCTCTGTTGACAACCAGTGGGCTCGTCGCGGAGGAAAACCTGTTGGAGTTGTTACCGTCGCATATGCGCGCGAGGTTGACGAGTAGCTGA